The sequence GCCCACCATACGCACGTCCGCCTTCAGGTGGTGCTCGTAGGCCCGCCGCGCGTCCGGCGTCGCGCGGTCTAGGAGGGACTGGACGCTCCGGATGTGCTTGTCCCAGATCCCGGTTTGGATGTTGCCGGGCTCCAGGAGGACGACGTGGACCCCGTGCGGCCGGAGCTCCCTCCTCATGGCGTGGCTCATGGCGGCGAGGGCGGCCTTCGACGCGGAGTAGGGCCCCGCGAAGGGGAACGACATGCGCGCGGTCAGCGATCCGATGTTCACGATCCTGCCGCCCGATCGGCGGAGAAGCGGCAGGAACGCCTGGGAGACGCGGGCCGCCCCCACCAGGTTCACCTCGAATTGTTCCCGGAGATCCTCCATGCTGACGAGCTCCGCGGGGCCATTGACCGTGATCCCGGCGTTGTTCACGACGCCCGAGAGGCGTCCGGCGGGTCCGATGCCGGCCTCGACCACCGCGAGCGCTCGGGCCACGCTCTCGTCGTTCGTGACGTCCAGCGCGAGGGGGATCACGCTCCCCGCCCCCACACCTTCCGGCTCGCCGGCCCGTGCGATGTCGCGCCGGCCGGCGAAGACCTTGTGCCCGTTCTCGGCCAACAGTCGCGCGCTCGCGGCGCCTATCCCGGAAGAGGAGCCCGTCACCACGACCGGACTCCTGGCGATGCGTTCTTCCGCGTGTTCCTCGCTCACATTCAACCTCCTAGCAGCGTGCGCAGCTCCGCTCGATCACCTCGGCGGCCAAGGCCGTCCCGCGCTCGGCGCGCAGATCGTCCCCGATGGCCTGCGCTCCGGCTTGCAGACGATTTCCGACCGCCGCGGCCACCGCACGCTCCAGTTCGCCGCCTGGCCCCTCCCGGTGCTCCGCGTAGAGGATACCCGCCCCTACCCGTACCAGCGCCCGACCCCAGAACGCCTGGTCCGCCGAGAACGGCATGACCACAGACGGGACGCCGGCCCGCAGCGCAGCGGCGGTGGTCCCGGCCCCACCGTGGTGGATCGCGGCGCTCACCCGCGGGAACAGCCAGTCGTGCGGCGCCTCCTCCACCGCAAGGGCGCCCGCTGGCAGGTCCGAGCCGGGGATCCCGCTCCACCCCCCGACGAAGACCACCTTGACCCCGTTCGCGTCGGCCGCCCGGAGGATCCGGTCTAGATCCGCTCGTATCTTGGCGTCCGACCGGACGCTGCTGAAGCCGACCGCGATGGTCGGCGCACCCCCGCCCAAGAACTCCTCGAGCTCCGCCGGTGGCGTCCACGTGGAAGGGCGGTCGAAAAACCAGTACCCCGTGACGCGAAAGCGGTCGTCCCAACCCGCGGGCCTCGGCAACACGCGCGGGCTCCAGGCGCAAAGCACGGGGGCGCCCGTTCTCCTTAGGTACGGCCACGGACCGCGCAAGCGAGGTATCGCCCCCAGGTCCACGTCCCCGATGTTCGCCAGCATCGGCCGGAACGTCCGCCAGTAGACCTGGCGCACGACGGCGTAGCTCAGCCAGTTGTACGCCGTCCGCAGTCCCCGCGGCCCTTCCGGGACGATCGCGCTAGGGAACTTGGTCGTCGGCTCGAACACGGGCTGCATCTCCGCCATGAAGGCCGGGACATCCAACTCCCTCGCGGCGAAATACCCGAGCACGGCCACGGAGGCGTACACCACGGCGTCCGCCTCTCGGCACCCCTCCAGGATCTCCTCGAAGTTCTTCTGCAGGTGCGGCTCCGTGACCTGCCGGAAGCGTCGGGCGTAGCGGCGGACGTTGCCGCCGGCCTCGGTAAGCTCCTCCACTATCCGTACCGCGTCGCCGCTCACCCTCACGAACCGAAGGCCGGCGTCTTCGGCCATGCCCTCGTACGGGGCGTACGTCACCGCGACGACCTCGTGGCCTCGTCGGCGCAGCTCAGCTCCGAGGGCGATATACGGCTGCGCGTCGCCCCGCGAGCCGCCCGTTACCAACGCGATGCGCAACCCTGGCCCTCCCCGACCGTCGCGTTTTCTCCCCGAGGGCGTACCCCCGTCAGCCTTGCAGTAAGCTGAGATCGCCTTTATTTTTTACGCTTCTGTGTGAAAATTCTAGTCCTCACTACAGAGGAGGCTTCGCGATGGCAAGCCCGGGGGAGAGCTGGGCCCGCAAGTTCGAGACGTTCCTCCAACGCTACCCGCGCGCCGACGGACGCAGGTGGCGCGGCGTGGACTTCGACCGGGCCACCAACGGCTACGTCAACGGGTCCTACGTGACGGCCCTGAGCAAGGGGCGCATCGAGGAGCCCGGGCTCAACAAGCTGCGCAGGATCTCCGAGGTGATGG comes from Rubrobacter tropicus and encodes:
- a CDS encoding SDR family oxidoreductase, with the translated sequence MSEEHAEERIARSPVVVTGSSSGIGAASARLLAENGHKVFAGRRDIARAGEPEGVGAGSVIPLALDVTNDESVARALAVVEAGIGPAGRLSGVVNNAGITVNGPAELVSMEDLREQFEVNLVGAARVSQAFLPLLRRSGGRIVNIGSLTARMSFPFAGPYSASKAALAAMSHAMRRELRPHGVHVVLLEPGNIQTGIWDKHIRSVQSLLDRATPDARRAYEHHLKADVRMVGRLKAGGTDPREVASAVLEALNSERPRSRYAVGLDSKALSALLRVMPSPISDRLIARFMGVR
- a CDS encoding glycosyltransferase; its protein translation is MRIALVTGGSRGDAQPYIALGAELRRRGHEVVAVTYAPYEGMAEDAGLRFVRVSGDAVRIVEELTEAGGNVRRYARRFRQVTEPHLQKNFEEILEGCREADAVVYASVAVLGYFAARELDVPAFMAEMQPVFEPTTKFPSAIVPEGPRGLRTAYNWLSYAVVRQVYWRTFRPMLANIGDVDLGAIPRLRGPWPYLRRTGAPVLCAWSPRVLPRPAGWDDRFRVTGYWFFDRPSTWTPPAELEEFLGGGAPTIAVGFSSVRSDAKIRADLDRILRAADANGVKVVFVGGWSGIPGSDLPAGALAVEEAPHDWLFPRVSAAIHHGGAGTTAAALRAGVPSVVMPFSADQAFWGRALVRVGAGILYAEHREGPGGELERAVAAAVGNRLQAGAQAIGDDLRAERGTALAAEVIERSCARC